The Struthio camelus isolate bStrCam1 chromosome W, bStrCam1.hap1, whole genome shotgun sequence sequence AGAATAATTTCCCTAAAGATGGGGAAATTTTGAAGATCAAGTTTATAAATACTGTAAGATATTTAAGGAAGCAGTAGGCTCTGTATTAGTTTAATATTCAataaaaattaacaagaaaaatatcAAGATACGTGTTTCAAAATAGGTCTTTGTTTCATCAGCACGAAATGTTAGatccatttgttaaaaaaaaaaaaaacagtcaaagacaATACATTTTGAAAAGTCAATAGTGCTATTCCAATAAAAGAGTCAGAAACATGTTCTAGTTTTATCCAAGACCCCTCCCTTGAAAAAAATTAGGCAGGTTTATATATaatgacttcatttttaaaatttatttctgtttggatttCCTTTACCTCAGATATGCATTTATATTTGCATGTGGTTGAcataatccattaaaaaaaataaagctaatacTACACCCTCAAAATCTACTTATTTTGTTCAGATGCCACATATTTCccactttcagatttttttttgcaagctgaCAGTCTCTCAATTATTATAAATTTATGATTAACATAATACGATTCAGAGGATATTAGCAAAGTAATACATAAAATAGCCATTGTCGCCAAAGAGCCCACAGTTTACCATCACATTTTCCAGGAAGGTGGGGGGAATTATGCTACGCTATATTACAAAACACTCAAACAGAATTTAATATAATTGGCTATATAGCAAGAACAGTCACAATGACTATAAATAGCATTATTATGCATATGAAGTACACCTAGAAAAGAGTATTTTGAATTATACTATCTTATAGAAGTTGCTTCGGACAAAAAATTGCTAGAAACCATAAATGGCAATAACACGGTCGCATTACGGATGGGATATGGCAAAGTCCATAGCAAGCATATCGTAAGAATCCACACAGGGCAGAACAAGACTATGTTCATTGCTTTTATGTTCAAGAGATTCCTCTaaacaatttctgctttctgatgaTAGCAGTCATTATAGTCTGtttttttacaattattttctaagtttgttgttataaaaagaaaaatatactcaTTATTCCAAATCATTCCTTATAGTGCCAAACTGCAAACTTGTATTTGCTGGTTAGGCTAACTACAAATGTGTTTTATACATATCAACATATGTGCCTGTACGCATATGTGCGTGCACGTTATATTGGTATAAAAAGGTATGGTCACTAAAATAAATAGTACCACGCTCTGCTTGTCCCCACACCTCTTCAACCCCCTGAAGCTGGAGATCAGGGGGAAATACACTGGCATTCATTCGGATCAAGCTCCCAAATCATTTCCAGACCACATTGCTACACAGGTACTTGTGCTGGGCATAAAAAGCAGGAAGCTTATGCCAGCTTAAGATAGTTATTAGAACTGCATTGTAATGAACAAGAGCTTTGACAACTATTAGGAAATCCATGACCTTATGTTAGGGTACATACCAGTACTGTAAGAGTGAATGAATACCTACATTTAGGCATTTCCCTGCATGGTGAAATTAAATGCTGTTGTTTTGGCAAGGTCCCACTTTTCTCCTAAAAGTCATTCTTAAGAGGCAAAAACaacaattttttcctcaaatctcAAAAAATGTAAGAACAATCAACTGCCAAATTTGGAGGCatatatagaaaaacaaaacagcagcatgcCTTCAATATGACTTCAACATTTCCTTCAATTAGTGAACTTTCAAGTAAAGCTAGGGTACAATCCTTTATATtaatcttcttttgtttctttgtcttaTCAAAACAGAATACAGACTCAGAGCAAAGTTACGTGTTACTACAGCCCCAACCTAGTAATTACCCTGAAAGGGGGACAACCTTTTTCCCTTCCATCCACCCCCTCCAGGCCCCAActtctccctttcctcacctTTTGATCTTTCCACTCCTTTCCTTGCACCAGCTCTGGTCCTCGCTAGACCACTTGCTAAGCTTAAACAATTTTCTGTTCGATTAgtgaggttgtttttgtttttttttttttttttgcaaagttagCAAGTTTTGCTGTCTGAGTACATGGTCCAACAGGCACCACGCTGGctaagggagaaaggaggaatatAAGACTCTTAACAGCGTCAAGCCAACCGAGAGAGTCAAGTCATCACATGCAATTTCAACCCTAGGATAAAGTCTCTCCTTCTAATCCCTTCTCACAAACAGGATTACTCTTGAGAATAAACTTAACCTCTGCATATGCTTCGTAAAGATAATGAATCAATCACGACAATAGCTCACATCAAATGTGTTAATGGGATCCTCTACAACACAGTTTTCATAACTGTTATGTACCGATACTTCCACGACACCAATTCCTGCAGATAGGACCCATTAGGTTTGACACCTAATTGACAGTGAAACTTATACATatcataaaaacatgttttttcagaCAACGAAGAAAATCTGCATCACTTCCAAATATACATGAGCAGAAGTACATGAAATATACAATATACTGTCTACGGAATACTTGTAGAGCTTAACTCATAGTTCAACAAGTTCCACAAGACTTTTCCCAGTATAGCAGATGAAATAGATGAAGTGAATATCAAATTGCTCCTATCCAGAAGATATACAACACACCAAATGCCACCCCCCTCAGCACAGTGAGAAAATCTTCAGAGACCACAAACACCCATGCCTTCTCCTCATCTTTACCTGTCTCTCTTAGTGTCCTGCACTTCCATTGCCACTCTGAAACTCTGCCATCTCCTTTCCAAAACTTAACTCTCCTCTCTCTGTTCTACTCCTCATTCCATAATCTCCCCTTCTAAGTAAGAATCTGTAGAcaggttttattttagaaaacagccTGAGTGTCTCGACTGCTCTGCCAGACTAATTGAACATTTTCTCTGAATAGCCAGCCCTTTTGATTGAGGCAAAAGCATATCCAGGCACTTTTCCCGTAACACTGAAATATATCTGAATTTTAGAGTCATGTTAGTTATGTAAACAAACCATCAAGGACTGCTACTATATCTGCAAGGAAATGAAAGTTTACTTCAGTGGAAGCCTACAAACTTCACTTTTCCTGGACTTCAAACAACACAGTGTAACAACTCATTCATATTCATGCATCTCTAAATTGCGTTATCTGTTGTTAACAATTCAGTAAATTCTTTTCCAACACAGTGAGCTGCAAGAATGGATTCACTTAAAATTCTGTTAAATTAGAACAAGATAAAGCAGTAAACATATCACCTAATTATAGTATTTGCTCACTGCTAGTAAGGCAAACGGTAGACTGGGCTAGTTTAGGACAAACACGGCAAGCGGCTCAAGGGGTGTCATTATTGTTTACTCAGCACTAGGTGAGACTGCTTCCAGAATACCATGTCCAGTTTTGTCATcacccctctctctttcctcagttcAAGAAGAGAGGTCAAGAACTAAGGGTCAGGGGTCTAAAGCAAATAACCTATCCTCAtttggtgaggaggaggaggctaaaAGATGATTTAGTAGTCACCTATAACTTTAATAGTCACCTGAATTGCACTTAGAAGCAGACTGAGCCAAATGCTTCTTGTTAATGGCAAATGATACAACAAGTGGCAAAACCCACAAACTGCAGCAAGTTGAACATTAAGAAAAAACCTTTCCGCTAGGAGAGCAGTACAGCACTGAAACAGAGAGACTGTGTAACCTGAACCCTTCGAGATTTGCAAGACTCGACTAGACAAGCTATGCCTGACCTGACCTGGTGGTGACAACAGTTTGCTTTGAACAAGAGGCTAGACTACATGTCTCTAGAGATGCTTTCTGACAAAGCTTCTGGGACTCTGCACTTCACACACTTATCACAGATAGCAGAAGGACATGGGAACAATTAAAGCAAGAATGTAGTTATTGGCATAAAGAGCACCATCTTACACAAGCTTATAGCAGAGGCAGTGAGTAAGATTCAAAGCCTACATgttaaaaattacaaagaaacCCAAAAACTCTGATCTAGATCTTTCCTATTGTTTGATCTTCCTGTGACACCATTTTGCTAACAAGTGAATGGTCTGTTCAGCACCCTTTCCGTTTACTTTGGAAAAATACTTCAGCTAGAAGTATCACGGCTAAATGACTCATGTACTCTGAAGTCCTACTCCAGACACACACTAACTGCTAAACTCTCTTTGTCCAGATTAACTCAACTGAAAATGGGTAGCTGATCATTCAAGCTGGTGTCTCCAAAGAACTACACATAACAGTTGCTCCATCACACTTGAGTTTGCCCCGATTACAATATATGCCTCAATCTCACTAGCTGAAGAGTCTAGTCATACCTAGATTCCTAAATTCAAGCCAGAATTCAAAATTCTATTCTTTTTAACTGGATGACTTACTTAAGGTGGGTGTTTTAAgcatatttgttttaaagaagacaagaaaaacagtTTCCATTCTAAAAAGCCACGAGAACCAGTTCTGGGTCCCCTTCTGAGCAGATGAGTGTAACACGAGTGCTAGCATTCTTTCTGATGCTCACATGACTTATTAGCATTGCTTTTAAGGATACTGCCAGTTTCAGAAACAGTTGGTAGTTATACCAGCCCCTCCATCACTCTATAAACACTCCTATGAGTTTCTTCTCTACTAGTGTATTACCTGTATCAATTAGGTCATACCTTAGCGTTTCTACtaagcagtaaaaacaaaaaaactaccaGTATCCTGGCTATTCAAGATACTACCACTACCATCGTTAGCTGAGATTTTCCAGAAGAAGAGATTAATTTCTCTTAACCTTAATGAAAAAAGCTGTTTACTCTTTACCCAGTCTAAGccatagcaaagaaaaaagaaaatgtctaagGAAGGAAGAGTTACAGGGTTTGCGTACACATTGCTGCtgacagaaacagacaaagagaacTTCTACAGTTTTTTTACTTGTGAGAAATTACAGCACTGAAACTAATAGCTAGGTCTGAAAAATCAACATAAGCAGCAGAAGACACCAGGGATAAAGGAACACAGAATAAGAAGGGAAAATTTAGGAATAAAGGAGAACAATAAGGAAAGCTGACTGTGATATTTAGAGAAGGAACTCTGATCATGCTATAAAACATCGGGCAAAAAGAAAAGCCTCTCAGGATAAATGGAAAACACAAAACTGATCAAGAAGTCCTAACACAAACAATAGGCATTATAAAATTACAGTAGGACCACTCCTAAGGAATTTGCTTAGATACAAGCTGAGAAGAAACTCCACCATAGAGTTCAGTATTGATAATATAGAAAAAGCCAAAGGCATACACAGAGACAAGGGaagagtattttaaatgtttgagaGTAAGCTTATAGGATGATAAATTTCACAAGACTAATCTTATTCCTTTGACTTCATTATAGTTCACTTCGTTTTAACAAACAGATTGTCAAAAACCATACAACAGAGCATTTTATAACAAATGGGTATGCAACAGCTGAAATAGAAACTTCAGTTCCCATCTGCCTTTATCCTCTGAACCAGCCTATAAGCCATTTCAGTACACAGTTAAAACCAACTTCTGATGATACAGTTTTAAAGTGTATGATACGTATATAAGGTTTGGGTAACAGAAACTTTTCTTATTTCATGCAAATGGTATGAAATGCATTTCTACATAACGGTACAATGGAAGAACgagaggaaaaacacagagaGTGATGAAGATGATTAGCCTTTAAGTTTCAAGAAGTCAAAACTCATAAGGAATGTGCTACTTATAAAGACTGACGTACTCTTACATGTTAAGAACGCCAATTTGAAAGCCATGCCAAAGGCACTGCAGACTTCATCTGAGCTATTAAGATAATGGAAGCAAGGTATGTAGTAGTAGCATATAACAGAAGCCATGTCTGTACTGTACACAGGGCCATGTTCGTACATAACATACACGTTACTGTTTTCTAAGATAACACAAAATGGAGAAATAACTCACTGCTACTGCACTGACCCTGCCTTTGATTTTGGGAAGAAGTTGCTTTCCAGTAAGACTTCAAGACCTTGTTCTTCAAAAccctgcaggaagaaaataatcacCTTTAATGAAAGaccactgcttgctttttttttatttctgcaaaacatAAGTTCTATCAACAAACTGTGCAGCTTAATGCCTCACTTCTTCTGATGCCTTCCCACCAATCTTATCCAGATCAAAAATTGTTTCGATGAGAAACAAGAGAATAGCTCCATGGAATTGGGTAGCGACTCTTCTTCTGCAGTCAAAGAAAATATCTTGACATTACTGAACCACGTTATATAAAACATAACGCTGAGTTCTCTTATCCTTGGTGGCCTACAGAagtcagcacaggaaaaaaatacacgtGAACAGAAGAGGAGTGTTGTACCAATGATAAACGGCACCTGATAACTCAAATAAAAACGCAAATGATCAGGCAGGAGCAGAAACAAATAGACAAAAAGATACCAGGAAGCGCATCGCACAGCGCAGTTCAACTGCCCAGTTTCTTCTTCCCTGACACGGAAAACCTGAGCAGCTCCTTCCTCCGGCCGACTTCCTACCCTGAGCTGCAATCGCTTTTTCCCTTTCACTCGCCGCCCTCCACaggccggcgcccgccccgggaaCCCGTCCGGGCCCAGCAccgagcggcgccgcgccgcgcgggagaggccgcctgccccgccggggACGCAGGTCGCGGCCGCGGCTCGGCGGCCGCGCCCGCtcccgggctgccgccgccgccgccgccgcttccccccgTCCCGGCAGCTCGGCCGCGGCCGCGTGCCCGGCGCAGGCccccgtccgccgccgccgccgcccgcgtgcccggCGCAGGCccccgtccgccgccgccgcgaggcGGGGCAGGGGGCGCGGCTCACCGTTCGGCTCGCGGCGGCGCCGCACGCGGAGCGGGCCTGGCGCGCGCGACCCCCGCCTATTCCGAAGCTCGCGCCACGAGCCGGGACCAGCTGCTGCCCCTGCAGCACCCCGCCTCCCCCGGCGCGCCGGCGCTGACGTCATCGACCGCGCGACACGCGACTGGCGCTCCCCGCGGCGCGTGCGGGCGCTCTCGGGGCTCTCGGACAGCCGGCgagcgggcccggcgcggcctctCGCGCGCATGCGCCTGCCGCCGCTGCGGGCGGAGACTCGCCGTGGCCTGGGCGGGGAAAGGGGCGGGGCTCCTGGCGCGCAGCACCGCGTGACGGCAGCGGTtgtgccggcgcggcggggcgtcCCGTGTGCTGCGGTGCCGCGCTAGGGGCTGGTGCCGTTTGAGGTGTCAACGACTGAAAGCAGTCGAGGAAGATGAGAGCTTCTGACAGAGTTGCCGGCAGCCGGGATCAGAAGTGCTGGCGGGAGGCGGCGGAGCTGGCGCGGAAGGGCCATgcctgccccgccccgcctcccggGGACGCGCCATCTCGGCGCCAACGAGCCCCGCCGCGGTGCTctctgggagttgtagtccccGGGGCCcacggcgggaggcggccgcacGTGTGGCGGCCGGGCGCTCGCCATGCCCAAACCGCGGGCGGAGAAGCGCTCGCGGCAGGGgcgccgggagggcggcggcggcggcggcggcggcggcaccggtgAGTGCGGGGCGGCTCTTACCGCAGCGCCGGCCGGGGCCTCGGCTGCGGCGGCCCTGGGGCCGGGCGGAGGCTCGGGCTGCGGCctggccccgccggcggctcgtCCCAGCCGGGCCCGAGCGGGTGTTCATCTGGAAGAAGCGTGAACGGCTGCTGTAGGTGTATGAACACTTACTTCCTTATAGAAAGGTTTATTGCTAAGTTTCTCCTTGATATATTTTCACCGTCGGTAACTTTACTGCTCTGGTTGTCCTTGGCTGTAGGAATTCTGTTCAACACCGGGGCTGGCCAGCACATCTTGAAAAATCCGCTCATCGTCAACAGCATCATCGAGAAGGTCGGTGGCTGCTGCCCTGGTGACCTCAGCTCTCGCAGCAGTATGACTTTGGACTTCATTTCTGAAGCAAATGTTCCTGCGTGGTCTGAAATACTAATTAAAACTTTTAACAATGGCATAGTTTAAGTAATCACTATGCAGTTTTATATCTCAGTATCGCACGTCTGTTTTGAAGAATCTAAATAGTTAGTCTTTGTCAGTTGTTGTTACATGACAGCTGACCTTGAgctttgaaaataatattaaggGATTCAGAAGATTCATGTATAGGTGATGGGGAAAAGCCTGCTGCTTTGAATATGCATGCAGCAGTTGCCAGCCCTAGAGCTGAGAATTTTATTCAGCATGCTGCTAGCTGAGTGAATGAAATGATTGGCTTGAGAGCTGGTCTCTGGGTTGTCAACTGGATGCTTTCCCTTATGCTCTAGAATATCAGCTTCCTGTACACCTTGTACAGCAGTTTGAAGTTTTGTTTGGAAAACACACTTCAATGCAGTGTTCTGTTCTCTGAATTAGTATccttttttgtgatttttgaaGGGACCTTCTTTCTATATTATAGTTCTTACATTGTTGCATTTTCTAGAATGAGactatttggtttttttctgtattcagcCCAGGACActcttgttttcattatttctgttgCTTCCTTTTCTAAATGACATTCTTGCACCGCTGTTAGCTGAATTTAGCCTTTTATTGAGCTGCAtgtatgtttcattttaaaagtaaatgattGCTTGGAATCAATTCTAGAAAAATGGTGAGATGCCATTTGTTCCTAGGCTGCCTTACGACGTACAGATGTCATTCTGGAAGTAGGCCCTGGAACCGGTAATCTGACAGTGAAAATGttagagaaagtaaaaaaagtaaGTGTTATGTTCCCCCCCGCCTCCCTGACATACCCAAAATGACTTTTTGGCTTAGACTATTAAGCAAACAGGAAGATGTTCTGTGAACTGACTCAAAGCAGCAGaatcagttgtgttttttttttcttaaaacttacaTAACTCAAAGGAATTTCTGACTATGTTCATGTAAATAATGTCGAACTGTATTGCTGTCATCCATTTACATGATAAGCCTTTTATATTTAGGGATAGAAGAAGCGCATAGCCTAACAGGAAATACGTAAGAATTATTTAATTCTGTAGCAATAGTTATTCACAGTTTCTTGCAGCTGAAGTACTAATCTCAATTAGAAAGAGTTCATGTAGAAAATTGCAAATATATACTTTGTTTTCAGGTTATTGCTTGTGAAATTGACCCTAGACTTGTGGGCGAACTTCAGAAGAGAGTCCAGGGCACGTAAGTACCAACAGCGGAAATAAAGAGTGCTTAAAGCAGTGTTTGCCTTGGCAAAAACTTCAGCAACATGCCTATCGGGAGATAACCACTCTGTATTTTCCCCACAGGTGTCTGGCAAACAAACTTGAAATCAAGGTTGGAGATGTGTTGAAAACAGACTTACCATTCTTTGATGCGTGTGTAGCTAACTTGCCTTATCAGGTATGGACAAAACAATCTGAGCGTGgcgtttgtttatttatttatttattttaatgatgccTCAGAAGGCATACTAATGATATTATTCTTTTCCTCAGATTTCTTCACCCTTTGTTTTCAAGTTGTTGCTTCATAGACCTTTTTTCAGGTATGCAGAAGAATAGATCGCTGGCTTTTCTAactgaaaagattaattttacaAATAATCCCAAATCAGATTATTTACTTCATAAAATACTACTTCTGTGGATCAGATCCACACCAGAAGTTTTCTATAATCTGTAAGTTGCCAATGCCTGGAAATTAGCTTATACTGAAGTATTAAGCATGGGAAAATTTAGTCTTGGCATTAGTGAGTTGTGCAACTGATGAAAACCAGGATTTGCACCTGTTCACACTACTGTAGTAACTATTTGTTATTCCAGGGCATCCAGGGATACGCAGGGCATCTAACATTTCAAATGCCTTCCTACTTTAGGAAGTAAGGATGGTAACGTTGAACCTATTGTCTAGTCTGTTAAAAATATAATTGGCTAGGTACGTCTGTGTGTAGTTCAGTGTGTCAGTGGTTCTTGATTTCTCTCATTGAACTGCTAGTTTTACTGGTagtactaagatgattaaggcagAGTGTGCATTTATGTCAAGACTTTTATTGCTTCTAAGCATTGAGGGGAAAGCTGTGTTTAGTTGGCTTTTGACTTAAAAGCTGTGAAGACTTAGATTCATTTGCTCATTTCTGTAATTCTCAGGTGTGCAATACTTATGTTTCAAAGAGAATTTGCACTTCGTTTGGTTGCAAAACCAGGGACTAAACTATACTGCAGACTCTCTATTAATACTCAGTTATTAGCTCGTGTGGACCATCTGATGAAGGTACGTCATTCTGTGTTAGCTACCGCTTACCATACAGAGAAGAATGTTGTTTTTAAGAATGTCAGGATTTGCCGCTAAATTTTACAGCTGCCTAACTTCTCCTGACTAACAGGTTGGAAAGAACAACTTCAGGCCCCCTCCTAAAGTTGAATCCAGTGTTGTCAGAATAGAGCCAAGGAACCCACCACCACCAATCAACTTTCAGGTGAACATTATACGCTCTAGTAACCATATCTAGTAACATAGCAGTAGTAgtacttcatttgtttttcatttcatttcttacgGAATTCGACATGCTGTCTTCACAATACTAAGTACCAGCTATCCATTGACATTTACAGAATTCCAAAATACTTATTCCCCCTCTTGATTGGGTTTGCATTAGCACGGTTACCTGAAGAATGTGCCCCCATCAACTCAGGTGCAGCTTTTCTTACAGCACTTAGGAGGCAAAGGTACCATCTTCATGTCAATAGGAGAGTTGCTAGTAATAATGTCCTTTTCATTACCCTTTGTACCTCCAAGAGACTGTTCTGGCTGATGACATGACTATTGCTTATGAGCAAAGGACTGTCTATGAGAACTCACAGCTTCAGGTGATTGTGTATAGTCTCTGAAGACAGATGTTACGTGATAGTCGTCTTAGTTTTTCAAATGGTCTGATCTTCAGGACCATTCCAGCCTAGCCCAAATTTAATCAGATTTTCTTCAACTACCTGCCTTCTCAGCACGTAAGATCTGTCCGATAGCGCCCATCCTCAAAACAGAACAATTCACAAGTCTTTGTGAATgatatattttctcctttacttttATTGCGTTGCACAAGACAGCACTGTCTTACTGGTTAGAGAGATATTTTCCTAAAACGATGTTCTTTGTGTTATTGTTGTGAGATTGTCAGTAGTGTTTGTTCTGAACTTTCTGTAGCAGCTGTGTACTCCTTTCAGGAAACACTGTATACTTTTTAATTTCAGGAATGGGATGGTCTGGTGAGGATAGCCTTTGTTAGGAAAAACAAGACGCTCTCTGCAGCATTTAAGTAAGTAATTTCTATTAGAAGGCAGCTCTCCAAAGTTTTGGAGTCTGTCCAGTTAACCTTTCTTGCAAATACCTAGTAGTGTTACAGCCTTGGTCTGAAATGAGTTCTGTTCTTAGAGGCTTGTAATGCAGATGCTGGAACAGTCTGAGATAAATAATAATGGAGAAATTATGCTGATGTTAGAAACTCTTCTGAAGTGAAACCTTCGGAAGAAAACTCTTTACTAGACAGCTGTTTCAAATGAACAGCTCTGCGTAGTCAATACAGTTTCTTTTCATAGTAAGGATTAACAACCACTCAAGTCAAAAGAACTagttaaaaatcagttttcactCTAGACTT is a genomic window containing:
- the LOC138064314 gene encoding dimethyladenosine transferase-like isoform X2; this translates as MPKPRAEKRSRQGRREGGGGGGGILFNTGAGQHILKNPLIVNSIIEKAALRRTDVILEVGPGTGNLTVKMLEKVKKVIACEIDPRLVGELQKRVQGTCLANKLEIKVGDVLKTDLPFFDACVANLPYQISSPFVFKLLLHRPFFRCAILMFQREFALRLVAKPGTKLYCRLSINTQLLARVDHLMKVGKNNFRPPPKVESSVVRIEPRNPPPPINFQEWDGLVRIAFVRKNKTLSAAFKSSAVEQLLDHNYRIHCSLHNTEIPENFKIAEKIQTVLKNTGYSEKRARSMDIDDFIRLLHGFNSEGIHFS
- the LOC138064314 gene encoding dimethyladenosine transferase-like isoform X1, which gives rise to MPKPRAEKRSRQGRREGGGGGGGGGTGILFNTGAGQHILKNPLIVNSIIEKAALRRTDVILEVGPGTGNLTVKMLEKVKKVIACEIDPRLVGELQKRVQGTCLANKLEIKVGDVLKTDLPFFDACVANLPYQISSPFVFKLLLHRPFFRCAILMFQREFALRLVAKPGTKLYCRLSINTQLLARVDHLMKVGKNNFRPPPKVESSVVRIEPRNPPPPINFQEWDGLVRIAFVRKNKTLSAAFKSSAVEQLLDHNYRIHCSLHNTEIPENFKIAEKIQTVLKNTGYSEKRARSMDIDDFIRLLHGFNSEGIHFS